From Bradyrhizobium symbiodeficiens, the proteins below share one genomic window:
- a CDS encoding ribulose bisphosphate carboxylase small subunit codes for MKLTQGCFSFLPDLTDDQIYKQVQYCLGNGWAVNIEFTDDPHPRNTYWEMWGLPMFDLQDAAGVMMELAECRRVYGNSYIRISGFDSSHGWESVRISFIVNRPPHEAEFELVRQEVGGRAIRYTTVRKPTVHAST; via the coding sequence ATGAAACTCACTCAGGGTTGCTTTTCGTTCCTGCCCGATCTCACCGACGACCAGATCTATAAGCAGGTGCAGTATTGCCTTGGAAACGGCTGGGCGGTGAATATCGAGTTCACCGACGATCCTCATCCCCGCAACACCTATTGGGAGATGTGGGGCCTGCCGATGTTCGACCTTCAGGACGCCGCCGGCGTCATGATGGAGCTCGCGGAGTGCCGCAGGGTGTATGGTAACAGTTACATTCGCATCAGCGGCTTCGATTCCAGCCATGGCTGGGAGTCGGTGCGGATCTCCTTCATCGTCAACCGGCCGCCGCATGAGGCGGAGTTCGAGCTGGTGCGGCAGGAAGTCGGTGGCCGTGCGATCCGTTACACCACTGTGCGCAAGCCGACCGTGCACGCGTCGACTTGA
- the cbbX gene encoding CbbX protein codes for MLDVPHATTTEPGETQFDLRKEAEAAGITDTLQQLEQELIGLRPVKNRVRQIASLLLIERIRQRAGLASSPPTLHMSFTGNPGTGKTTVALRLAKILHGLGFVRRGQVISVTRDDLVGQYIGHTAPKTKEILKKAMGGVLFIDEAYYLHRPDNERDYGQEAIEILLQVMENQREDLVVILAGYGERMTSFFASNPGFRSRIAHHIDFPDYAEDELLVIAELMLKERGYRFSAAAREAFEKYIALRRTQPFFSNARSIRNAVDRIRLRQADRLVSDLDRMLDVADLETVDPMDVLASRVFSGGTEARSAKP; via the coding sequence ATGCTGGATGTCCCCCACGCAACCACGACCGAGCCCGGCGAAACCCAATTCGATCTCCGCAAGGAAGCCGAAGCGGCCGGGATCACCGACACGCTGCAGCAGCTCGAGCAGGAGCTGATCGGATTGAGGCCAGTGAAGAACCGCGTGCGCCAGATCGCCTCGCTGCTGCTGATCGAGCGCATCAGGCAGCGCGCGGGCCTGGCATCGTCTCCGCCGACGCTGCACATGTCGTTCACCGGCAATCCCGGCACCGGCAAGACCACGGTGGCGCTGCGCTTGGCCAAGATCCTGCATGGCCTCGGCTTCGTGCGGCGCGGACAGGTGATCTCGGTCACGCGCGACGATCTCGTCGGGCAATATATCGGCCACACCGCACCGAAGACCAAGGAAATCCTGAAGAAGGCGATGGGCGGCGTGCTGTTCATCGACGAGGCCTACTATCTGCATCGCCCCGATAACGAGCGCGACTACGGCCAGGAGGCCATCGAGATCCTGCTCCAGGTGATGGAGAACCAGCGCGAGGACCTCGTCGTGATCCTCGCCGGCTATGGCGAGCGGATGACGAGCTTCTTCGCCTCCAACCCCGGCTTCCGTTCCCGCATCGCCCACCACATCGACTTTCCGGACTATGCCGAAGACGAGCTTCTCGTTATCGCCGAGCTGATGCTGAAGGAGCGGGGTTATCGCTTCTCGGCGGCGGCGCGCGAGGCCTTCGAGAAGTATATCGCGCTGCGCCGGACCCAGCCGTTCTTCTCCAACGCGCGCTCGATCCGCAACGCCGTCGACCGCATCCGGCTGCGGCAAGCCGATCGGCTGGTGTCCGATCTCGACCGCATGCTCGATGTCGCCGATCTCGAAACCGTCGATCCCATGGACGTCCTTGCGAGCCGTGTCTTCAGTGGCGGCACCGAGGCGCGGAGTGCAAAACCATGA
- the rpe gene encoding ribulose-phosphate 3-epimerase: MTREIIIAPSILAADFARLGEEIAAIDTAGADWIHCDVMDGHFVPNISFGADVIKAIRPSTTKIFDVHLMIAPVDPYLEAFAKAGADVITVHAEAGAHLDRSLQAIRALGKKAGVSLCPSTPESAIEYVLDRLDLVLVMTVNPGFGGQSFLESQLPKIERIKAMIGDRPIRLEVDGGVTRDNAAAVAAAGADTLVAGSAVFRGKSVAEYAANIAAIRTAAETGRVPKRQDNAVQPMRIGEGARIR; this comes from the coding sequence ATGACCAGAGAGATCATCATCGCTCCCTCGATCCTGGCTGCGGATTTTGCGCGCCTCGGCGAGGAGATCGCGGCAATCGACACGGCCGGCGCCGACTGGATCCATTGCGACGTCATGGACGGACATTTCGTGCCAAACATCAGCTTCGGTGCCGATGTCATCAAGGCGATCAGGCCGTCGACGACAAAGATCTTCGACGTGCATCTCATGATCGCGCCTGTCGATCCCTATCTTGAGGCGTTCGCGAAGGCGGGGGCTGACGTCATCACCGTTCATGCCGAAGCCGGCGCCCATCTCGATCGTTCGCTTCAGGCCATCCGCGCGCTCGGCAAGAAGGCCGGTGTCAGCCTGTGCCCGTCAACGCCCGAGAGCGCGATCGAATATGTACTCGATCGTCTCGACCTCGTACTGGTGATGACGGTCAATCCGGGATTTGGCGGCCAGTCCTTCCTTGAATCCCAGCTCCCCAAGATCGAGCGGATCAAAGCCATGATCGGCGACCGGCCGATCCGGCTCGAGGTTGACGGCGGTGTCACGCGCGATAATGCCGCTGCCGTGGCCGCCGCGGGCGCCGATACACTGGTGGCGGGTTCCGCGGTGTTTCGCGGCAAGAGTGTTGCCGAATATGCCGCAAATATCGCGGCCATTCGGACCGCCGCCGAGACGGGCCGAGTTCCGAAGCGGCAAGATAATGCCGTGCAGCCGATGCGCATCGGCGAAGGCGCGCGCATCCGGTAA
- a CDS encoding bifunctional diguanylate cyclase/phosphodiesterase: protein MHIQYIHWNATHGWRGADALREPPQLVLYFGSREQLADGERYRELRGLYPESHIVGCSTGGQIHGDDICDDEVIAVALRFTHTQVRLVQEVVETRDASRACGARLARQAQAADLAGLFVLSDGLAVNGGELLAGITEVLGPDLPVTGGLAGDGTRFEQTIVGADAEPSPNRVAAIAFYGASFRFAHGCAGGWDVFGPRRRVTKSEGSVVVELDGEPPLDLYTRYLGEEEAEAMPGSGLAFPLRIHDEAEPDRQIVRSVFAVDRNAGTLTFAADIPEGCTAQLMRANFDSLAAGAGEAGRQARSALAEGVAGDKLAILVSCTGRRRVMGAAHAGRAGRRCRRARRGFRPDRILLLRRDRPTGGVRPLRAAQPDHDRYRHRGGGSLTMHRLLARQIRQSTDESGQVDLTRLGELVSAAYEEGDRDRRRTDRAIKLMIEELEQTHKRAEQDLQRAREFLDSIIENIPIAVFAKDAKDSRYVLLNRAGEAYYGMPREAMLGKTPEQIFPDHIARVVNEQDRRVVDSGTPMFLEGHLLEVGVKGHDRLVKSRKLLVRDGSGAPQYLVGVIEDVTERITNEARISHLAHHDALTELPNRSAFNAALGERLERAQEAANSFAVLSLDLDRFKEVNDVFGHPVGDMLMRAAADRLAAEADGAFVARIGGDEFMILMPDDISRDDALALAERLVETIGKELEVDDYLPHVGLSVGIAFYPDDGVNAVTLLANADSALYRAKREGRGRVRVFEPEMDQELRDRRLLQHDLRQALELNQFLVYFQPQARVDGEIIGFEALLRWNHPTRGFVPPDQFIPLAEENGLIVEIGEWVLREAASWPRPLQFAVNLSPVQFQAGDLERSIHQILLETGLTPTRLEVEITEGVLIGDFTRALNLLRRLKALGLRIAMDDFGTGYSSLSYLQSFPFDKIKIDRSFISNLDATPQSAEIVRAVLSLAHALNIPVIAEGVETEAQRAFLAREACEEMQGYLVGRPDLIERYLDLVA, encoded by the coding sequence ATGCACATTCAATATATTCACTGGAATGCGACCCATGGCTGGCGCGGAGCGGATGCCCTGCGCGAGCCTCCCCAACTCGTGCTCTATTTCGGCAGCCGTGAGCAATTGGCGGACGGCGAACGTTATCGAGAGCTGCGCGGTCTCTATCCCGAAAGCCATATCGTCGGTTGCAGCACCGGCGGACAAATCCATGGCGACGACATCTGCGATGACGAAGTCATCGCGGTCGCTCTTCGCTTCACTCATACGCAAGTTCGACTGGTGCAGGAGGTCGTCGAAACCCGCGATGCGTCGCGGGCTTGCGGCGCGCGTCTTGCCCGCCAGGCGCAGGCGGCGGATCTGGCGGGTCTGTTTGTCCTGTCCGACGGATTGGCGGTGAACGGCGGCGAACTGCTTGCTGGAATCACCGAGGTTCTGGGACCGGATTTGCCTGTTACTGGCGGGCTCGCCGGCGACGGCACCCGGTTTGAACAGACGATCGTCGGAGCCGACGCCGAACCGTCGCCGAACCGCGTCGCCGCAATCGCATTCTACGGCGCCTCGTTCCGTTTCGCGCATGGCTGTGCCGGCGGCTGGGATGTGTTCGGCCCGCGCCGCAGAGTGACGAAGTCGGAAGGATCCGTGGTCGTGGAGCTCGACGGCGAGCCGCCGCTGGACCTCTACACGCGCTATCTCGGCGAGGAAGAAGCCGAGGCGATGCCGGGTTCGGGTCTGGCGTTCCCTTTGCGCATTCACGACGAGGCCGAGCCGGACCGGCAGATCGTACGCTCGGTGTTCGCAGTGGATCGCAATGCCGGCACCCTGACGTTCGCAGCCGACATTCCGGAAGGATGCACTGCGCAATTGATGCGGGCCAATTTCGACAGTCTCGCCGCCGGTGCCGGCGAAGCCGGCAGGCAGGCGCGCAGCGCGCTCGCGGAGGGCGTTGCCGGCGACAAGCTTGCCATCCTGGTGAGCTGTACCGGTCGCCGCAGGGTCATGGGGGCAGCGCACGCAGGACGAGCTGGACGCCGTTGCCGCCGAGCTCGGCGAGGATTTCGTCCGGATCGGATTCTACTCCTACGGAGAGATCGCCCCACCGGCGGCGTCCGGCCGCTGCGGGCTGCACAACCAGACCATGACCGTTACCGTCATCGCGGAGGCGGCAGCTTGACCATGCACCGGCTGCTCGCAAGACAGATTCGCCAGTCGACGGATGAATCCGGACAGGTCGACCTGACCAGGCTCGGCGAGCTCGTCAGTGCGGCCTACGAGGAGGGCGATCGAGATCGCCGCCGCACCGACCGTGCGATCAAGCTGATGATCGAGGAACTCGAACAGACGCACAAACGCGCCGAACAGGATTTGCAGCGCGCGCGCGAATTCCTCGACAGCATCATCGAGAACATCCCGATCGCGGTATTCGCCAAGGATGCGAAGGATTCCCGCTACGTCCTGCTCAACCGCGCCGGCGAAGCGTATTACGGCATGCCGCGCGAGGCGATGCTGGGCAAGACTCCGGAGCAGATCTTTCCGGACCATATCGCCCGCGTCGTCAACGAGCAGGATCGCCGCGTCGTCGACAGCGGCACGCCGATGTTCCTGGAGGGGCATCTGCTCGAAGTCGGCGTGAAGGGCCACGATCGTCTGGTCAAGTCGCGCAAGCTGCTGGTCAGGGACGGCAGCGGCGCGCCGCAATATCTGGTCGGCGTGATCGAGGACGTCACCGAGAGGATCACGAACGAGGCGCGGATCAGCCATCTTGCGCATCATGACGCGTTGACCGAGCTGCCGAACCGCAGTGCCTTCAACGCCGCACTCGGCGAGCGGTTGGAGCGGGCGCAGGAGGCGGCAAACAGCTTTGCCGTGCTCAGCCTCGATCTCGACCGCTTCAAGGAGGTCAACGACGTGTTCGGCCATCCGGTCGGCGACATGCTGATGCGGGCGGCGGCCGACCGGCTTGCTGCGGAAGCCGACGGCGCCTTCGTCGCTCGTATCGGCGGCGACGAGTTCATGATCCTGATGCCCGACGATATCAGCCGCGATGACGCCCTCGCGCTCGCCGAACGGCTGGTCGAGACGATCGGCAAGGAGCTCGAGGTCGACGATTATCTCCCCCATGTCGGCCTCAGCGTCGGCATCGCGTTTTATCCCGATGACGGCGTGAATGCCGTCACCTTGCTCGCCAACGCCGATTCAGCGCTCTATCGCGCCAAGCGTGAGGGCCGTGGGCGCGTCCGCGTCTTCGAACCCGAGATGGACCAGGAGCTGCGAGACCGCAGGCTGTTGCAGCACGATCTGCGGCAGGCGCTGGAGCTGAACCAGTTCCTGGTCTACTTCCAGCCGCAGGCGCGGGTGGACGGCGAGATCATCGGCTTCGAGGCCCTGCTGCGTTGGAATCATCCGACGCGCGGCTTCGTGCCGCCGGACCAGTTCATTCCGCTGGCCGAGGAGAATGGGCTGATCGTTGAGATCGGCGAATGGGTCTTGCGCGAAGCGGCATCCTGGCCGCGCCCGCTGCAGTTCGCCGTCAATCTCTCGCCGGTCCAGTTCCAGGCCGGTGATCTCGAACGTTCGATCCACCAGATCCTGCTGGAGACCGGGCTTACGCCGACGCGGCTCGAGGTCGAGATCACCGAGGGCGTGCTGATCGGCGATTTCACCCGCGCGCTCAATCTGCTGCGACGGCTGAAAGCGCTCGGCCTCCGCATCGCGATGGACGATTTCGGCACCGGCTATTCCTCGCTGTCCTATCTGCAGTCGTTCCCGTTCGACAAGATCAAGATCGATCGGAGCTTCATCTCCAATCTCGACGCGACGCCGCAATCGGCCGAGATCGTCCGCGCGGTCCTGAGCCTCGCGCACGCCCTGAATATCCCGGTCATCGCCGAGGGGGTGGAGACGGAAGCGCAGCGTGCCTTCCTGGCGCGGGAGGCCTGCGAGGAGATGCAGGGCTATCTGGTCGGCCGGCCCGACCTGATCGAGCGCTATCTCGACCTGGTCGCGTGA
- a CDS encoding universal stress protein, whose amino-acid sequence MYKDILVHIPTERPMRSAIDGSISLAAQFNAHLDAVAIGYVATSAAYVMEGGAAVAAVFELERERAVERAEAALAVFGVEAANAGVSYGCRALGAIPADAAGSLGEMARLHDLSVVLQPDPAQGSFDNDVPREILFQAGGPVLFLPYTFHGAFRASRIGICWDGSRLAARAVHDAAPFLARADEIVIITINEAKAVSDEASASNLARHLGRRGLSTRTVGLSASRADIQPTILSLAADEALDLLVMGGYGHSRLQERVLGGVSRAMLEAMTVPTLMSH is encoded by the coding sequence ATGTACAAAGACATTCTCGTCCACATCCCCACCGAACGCCCGATGCGCTCGGCGATCGACGGCTCGATTTCGCTCGCGGCGCAGTTCAACGCCCATCTCGACGCGGTCGCGATCGGCTATGTCGCAACCAGTGCCGCTTACGTGATGGAGGGCGGCGCCGCGGTGGCAGCCGTGTTCGAACTGGAGCGCGAGCGCGCCGTGGAGCGGGCCGAGGCCGCGCTCGCGGTGTTTGGCGTCGAAGCGGCGAACGCCGGCGTCTCCTACGGCTGCCGCGCGCTCGGCGCGATCCCGGCGGATGCAGCCGGCTCGCTCGGCGAGATGGCGCGACTGCACGACCTCAGCGTCGTGCTCCAGCCTGATCCTGCGCAGGGTTCGTTCGACAACGACGTACCGCGCGAGATCCTGTTCCAGGCAGGCGGTCCGGTGTTGTTCCTGCCCTACACCTTCCATGGAGCTTTCAGGGCAAGCCGGATCGGGATCTGCTGGGACGGCAGCCGCCTTGCGGCCCGCGCCGTGCACGACGCCGCACCGTTCCTGGCGCGCGCCGACGAGATCGTGATCATCACCATCAACGAAGCCAAGGCCGTGTCAGACGAAGCGTCAGCGAGCAACCTGGCGAGACATCTCGGCCGGCGCGGATTGTCGACCCGCACGGTCGGCCTGTCGGCGAGCCGCGCCGACATCCAGCCGACCATCCTGTCGCTGGCGGCCGACGAGGCGCTCGATCTCCTGGTGATGGGCGGCTACGGCCATTCGCGCTTACAGGAGCGCGTTCTCGGCGGCGTCAGCCGCGCCATGCTGGAAGCCATGACGGTCCCGACGCTGATGTCGCATTGA
- a CDS encoding Do family serine endopeptidase — MNDRVNSDIPTSRRILRPRRLALLGTVAALGVAVLAVSPGSLPFGPSSFIAPAQAAESATTPPGFGDLVSKVKPAVISVRVKIDQDNDKSAMLQQNRMDQDEDSPFDQFSRQFGFRGPGGMNGMPRQRHQMITGEGSGFFISADGYAVTNNHVVDHAESVQVTLDDGTSYTAKVVGTDPKTDLALIKVDGKKDFPFVKFSDQKPRIGDWVVAVGNPFGLGGTVTAGIVSASGRDIGNGPYDDFIQIDAPINKGNSGGPAFDMNGNVIGVNTAIFSPSGGSVGIGFDIPASTAKLVVAQLKDKGAVTRGWLGVQVQPVTAEIADSLGLKDARGAIVDNPQDGSPAAKAGIEAGDVITAVNGTAVKDSRDLARTIATLAPGSSVKLDVFHKGDSKTVTLALGELPNERQAKADVGKEQSAPGTPRLGLALAPAGDVQGAGQKGVVVTEVDPQGPAAQRGIQTGDVILNVGGKAVANVGDVRSELAQAKSSGKRSVLLQVRNAQATRFVAVPLA; from the coding sequence ATGAACGATCGCGTCAATTCCGACATCCCGACGTCCCGCAGGATCTTGAGGCCGCGCCGGCTGGCGCTGCTCGGCACCGTCGCCGCGCTCGGCGTGGCCGTTCTGGCGGTTTCTCCCGGCTCCTTGCCGTTCGGTCCGAGCTCTTTCATTGCGCCGGCCCAGGCCGCGGAATCCGCAACGACTCCGCCGGGCTTCGGTGATCTGGTCAGCAAGGTCAAGCCCGCCGTCATCTCGGTGCGGGTCAAGATCGACCAGGACAACGACAAGAGCGCGATGCTGCAACAGAACCGGATGGATCAGGACGAGGATTCTCCGTTCGACCAGTTCTCCCGGCAGTTCGGGTTCCGCGGCCCGGGCGGCATGAACGGCATGCCGCGCCAGCGCCATCAGATGATCACGGGCGAAGGCTCCGGCTTCTTCATCTCCGCCGACGGCTACGCCGTCACCAACAACCACGTCGTCGACCACGCCGAGTCGGTGCAGGTGACCCTGGATGACGGCACCAGCTACACCGCCAAGGTGGTCGGCACCGATCCGAAGACGGATCTCGCGCTGATCAAGGTCGACGGCAAGAAGGATTTTCCGTTCGTCAAATTCTCCGACCAGAAGCCGCGCATCGGCGACTGGGTGGTCGCGGTCGGCAATCCCTTCGGCCTCGGCGGCACCGTGACCGCCGGCATCGTCTCGGCCAGTGGCCGCGACATCGGCAACGGTCCCTATGACGACTTCATCCAGATCGATGCGCCCATCAACAAGGGCAATTCCGGCGGCCCGGCCTTCGACATGAACGGCAACGTGATCGGCGTGAACACCGCGATCTTCTCGCCCTCCGGCGGTTCGGTCGGCATCGGGTTCGACATTCCGGCCTCGACCGCAAAGCTCGTCGTCGCGCAGCTGAAGGACAAGGGCGCGGTGACCCGTGGCTGGCTTGGTGTGCAAGTGCAGCCGGTCACCGCCGAGATCGCCGACAGCCTCGGGCTGAAGGACGCGCGCGGCGCCATCGTCGACAACCCGCAGGACGGCAGCCCGGCGGCGAAGGCCGGCATCGAGGCGGGTGACGTCATCACCGCCGTCAACGGCACGGCGGTCAAGGATTCGCGAGACCTTGCCCGCACGATCGCGACCCTTGCGCCCGGCAGCTCGGTGAAGCTCGACGTCTTCCACAAGGGCGACAGCAAAACGGTGACGCTGGCGCTCGGCGAGTTGCCGAACGAACGGCAAGCCAAGGCCGATGTTGGCAAGGAACAGTCGGCCCCCGGCACTCCGCGCCTCGGTCTTGCTCTGGCTCCGGCCGGTGACGTCCAGGGCGCCGGCCAGAAGGGCGTTGTCGTCACCGAGGTCGATCCGCAAGGTCCGGCGGCGCAGCGTGGCATCCAGACCGGCGACGTCATCCTCAATGTCGGCGGCAAGGCCGTCGCCAATGTCGGCGATGTCCGCTCCGAGCTGGCGCAGGCCAAATCGTCCGGCAAGCGCAGCGTGCTGTTGCAGGTCAGGAACGCGCAGGCGACCCGGTTCGTCGCGGTACCGCTCGCCTGA
- a CDS encoding DUF6496 domain-containing protein — MARKAKKRRYSPSSGSDVESEMRRYKKGTAKSGRKGRGGRVKSRKQAIAIGLSKARKKGKKVPKKAAKKTAKKTSKKRTTKKTTTKRTTKKSSKRKSSKR, encoded by the coding sequence ATGGCACGCAAGGCAAAGAAACGCCGCTACTCACCCAGCTCCGGCAGCGATGTCGAGAGCGAGATGCGCCGCTACAAGAAGGGCACCGCGAAGAGCGGGCGCAAAGGCCGTGGCGGCCGCGTGAAGAGCCGCAAGCAGGCAATCGCAATCGGACTGTCGAAGGCACGCAAGAAGGGCAAGAAGGTCCCGAAGAAGGCTGCCAAGAAAACGGCGAAGAAAACGTCCAAGAAAAGGACGACCAAGAAGACGACAACAAAGAGAACAACCAAGAAGTCGTCGAAGCGCAAATCCAGCAAACGCTGA
- a CDS encoding DUF3072 domain-containing protein: MQVQGRYDARVFLTEQMTRTQGLRLKRLSEEAYQPAQYARDLSFSEAARRIQVLEAEIDLANSF, translated from the coding sequence ATGCAGGTTCAAGGTAGATACGACGCCCGGGTTTTCCTCACCGAGCAGATGACGCGGACGCAGGGGCTGAGGTTGAAACGGCTGAGCGAAGAGGCGTATCAGCCCGCACAATATGCGCGCGATCTGTCGTTCAGCGAGGCCGCCCGGCGCATTCAGGTGCTGGAAGCCGAGATCGATCTGGCGAATTCCTTCTAG